From Arachis stenosperma cultivar V10309 chromosome 2, arast.V10309.gnm1.PFL2, whole genome shotgun sequence, one genomic window encodes:
- the LOC130961682 gene encoding CDT1-like protein b encodes MRSSLEASPSSSCRSKKHKDLSSKLVSSDSVSLNTKTPEKPPELTRHTRRTRNRGIALSLSEVRRVAKGLQEQRGPETTSFGDKSARRQIELRSPTKPQKTGSDEEEAFKLPEKYEILVEYFARLDCSIRLLRMKGMTPSFSKISHKIESLTDRRFTLGHLAQLKFVLPEAIVAKKVLVFDEKTSCMKPDLHVTINYDAVEYESKSPSEGGRGMLLRKLFRARLRDFVESHPGGDEIPEEVLPEPFNPKQHRLSDILTRPFSSKATISDADAAHPSTVSSAVIPDNDTEIDLLEPVRTSIESLNQQPSAASHVPQSFRRRFSQRLKENGTDNNALEKLPSDSLQTVVLPDSESSLSEKPTSEGASNEVCLTNCSSSGAPLATPCKTIEHTENNGSQKCFDAVSTPAKCISTPASITPALPTPPKRQFMSPEDNSSTTTNKLVRRPPPSLRSLKFETPVKNKEAEKEKFETPVKNKEAEEEYDDLLDVLPESLLQSIREKEIQAMEERDPAISQAKRRRKMIAGLPKIFNMIHLLLQSMNRSVITKEELVSKIISGNCDIVDRSEVEEQLNLLLELAPEWISEKLASSGDFLFCINKMVDAVTIRASLQEAK; translated from the exons ATGAGATCTTCCTTAGAGGCTTCACCATCTTCATCATGCAGATCGAAGAAACACAAGGATCTGAGCTCAAAACTCGTTTCTTCAGATTCGGTTTCGCTCAATACCAAGACACCGGAGAAGCCACCGGAGCTGACGCGCCACACGCGCCGCACGCGCAATCGTGGCATAGCGCTCTCGTTGTCGGAGGTGCGGAGAGTTGCCAAGGGCCTCCAGGAGCAGCGCGGCCCTGAAACGACGTCGTTTGGCGACAAATCTGCGAGGAGGCAGATCGAGCTGCGTTCGCCGACCAAACCACAAAAAACCGGTTCCGATGAAGAAGAAGCCTTCAAGCTTCCCGAAAA GTATGAGATTTTGGTCGAGTATTTTGCTAGGTTGGATTGTTCGATTCGATTGCTGCGCATGAAAGGAATGACACCGTCTTTCTCCAAAATCAGCCACAAGATTGAAAGTTTAACTGATAG GAGGTTTACACTTGGTCATTTGGCTCAGTTGAAATTCGTGTTGCCTGAGGCAATTGTGGCCAAGAAGGTGTTAGTGTTTGATGAGAAGACAAGTTGTATGAAGCCAGATCTGCATGTCACTATTAACTATGATGCGGTGGAGTATGAATCAAAGTCGCCAAGCGAAGGCGGCCGGGGCATGCTGTTGAGGAAGTTGTTCCGTGCGAGGCTGAGAGATTTTGTTGAATCCCATCCTGGG GGAGATGAAATTCCGGAAGAAGTGCTACCCGAACCATTCAACCCAAAGCAACATCGTCTATCAGACATATTGACAAGGCCTTTCTCATCTAAGGCGACAATATCGGATGCAGATGCAGCTCACCCTTCAACAGTATCATCGGCAGTCATTCCGGATAATGACACTGAAATAGACTTGTTAGAACCTGTTAGGACATCAATTGAATCCCTTAACCAGCAACCATCAGCAGCCTCTCATGTGCCTCAATCTTTCAGAAGACGGTTCTCTCAGAGGTTGAAGGAAAATGGAACAGATAATAATGCACTGGAAAAATTGCCATCAGATTCATTGCAAACTGTGGTTTTACCGGATTCAGAGTCAAGCCTGAGTGAAAAACCTACCTCAGAAGGAGCCAGTAATGAAGTATGCCTCACAAATTGTTCTTCATCTGGTGCTCCACTTGCTACTCCATGCAAAACCATTGAACATACAGAAAATAATGGGTCTCAAAAGTGCTTTGATGCTGTGTCAACCCCAGCCAAGTGTATTTCTACTCCAGCCAGCATAACACCTGCATTGCCTACGCCTCCTAAGAGACAATTCATGAGTCCAGAGGATAACTCTTCCACTACTACTAACAAGTTGGTTAGGCGCCCACCTCCATCGCTAAGGTCGTTGAAATTCGAAACTCCGGTTAAAAATAAGGAGGCAGAGAAAGAGAAATTTGAAACTCCAGTTAAAAATAAGGAGGCAGAGGAAGAATATGATGATCTTTTGGATGTTCTCCCTGAGAGTCTTCTGCAATCG ATTAGAGAAAAGGAAATACAAGCAATGGAGGAAAGAGATCCAGCTATTTCACAAGCAAAGAGACGGCGAAAAATGATCGCTGGCCTACCTAAGATCTTTAACATGATTCACCTCTTGCTCCAGTCAATGAACCGCTCCGTTATCACGAAAGAGGAGCTTGTGAGCAAGATAATCTCTGGCAATTGTGATATTGTTGATAGAA GCGAAGTAGAAGAACAATTGAATTTGTTGCTAGAACTAGCACCAGAATGGATTTCTGAGAAGTTGGCCTCTAGTGGAGATTTCCTTTTCTG CATAAATAAAATGGTGGACGCCGTGACCATACGCGCATCACTTCAAGAAGCAAAATGA